The genomic DNA GCAGCGGCACTCTCGCAACGCCCAATCTTGCCAGCATGGGACCGACAATAAAGAAACTGGCGCGGAGTTGGCTAACAAGCTCGTAGGGTGCTTTAGTGACCTCGAACTGGCTGGCGTTGATGTCCAGCATATTCCCCTGGCGCTCCAGTTTCACACCCAGAGCAGCCAAAATTTCGCCCATGCGGCTGACATCCATCAGGTTTGGAACATTCCGCAGGCGGCAATCGCCAGAACAAAGCAACGCACCTGCCATGATGACAAGAGCAGAGTTCTTCGCACCACTGATGCTGACCTCTCCCGCGAGAGAGTGCCCCCCCGATATCTTCAGCACAGCATTGTTTTCTTCGGGTAGAGCGGGTTGGCTCGATAGGCTAAGCGTGGAAGTAATGGCTCTGTCCTCCAAGTAAACGAGTGAGGTTTGCGGCAAGCTACCTAACCAATAAGCTGCCTGCAAACGAAATAAATTTGGTACTGATTCTACCGGAAAGTTTCAAAATGTCTAGAACGAGTCTAAAGTTGAGGTGTCAATCTGGAAAGCGTATCTTTACAGAATTAGTCTGTTCCAAAAATATTTTCCGAGACAGTTGACGAATCGAAAACTTTAAGGCACTATTAGAAACCGTGGTCGCAAACAGCGCAGAGCTGAATTGAGCCGCAAGCCAAGCCTCAAATATAAACAGTAAAGCTGCAAAACGGGTCAGTAAAGCTGTAAGATAAGAGGCGAAGCAAAATAAACGTGCGGAACTGGCGGAATTGGTAGACGCGCTAGATTCAGGTTCTAGTGAGGCAACTTGTCCGGGTTCAAGTCCCGGGTTCCGCATCTTAAGCCAGTTAAACAATTCAATAAAAATAATGGGATACCTCAAGTCTTGTTCAGGGTTTTGAACGGAACTTGAGGTATTTCCTTTCACAGCCTTTTCTACAAGCCAGCTCAGCAGACTGGCAAGTTAATCTCTCTCGGCAGGAGAGCCTGAGGACAGCAGGGGCTAGGACACCGACAGACTCGATTGATAGTGGGTACATAATAGCCAGGGGAAGGAAAGCTGCACAAAACACGACTGAAACTCTACTCGATCGCCCATACCCTTCAGGGAATTAGATCTCTTCCAGTCATACATTTCAGATTTTAAGTTTGAGAGTTTTGTTCCCTTCCCTGAATCGATCGCCCTAGAAGCTAGACCAAAGTCAGCCAGGTAAAAGACCAGATGAAAGCCAGATAAAAGTTTGATTATTTTCGTCTTTTTTTACAAACTGAATTAATCTTTGAACTTGATCGGATTTAACAACAAAACGATTGTTAATTAAAAAATAATTATTAAGCGATTGAGCCAACCTGTTCGCTTTCTTTTTCGTATTAGCTAATACGGAAATAAAATGACAGCTATTGAGTAATAGCAAATAGAGTAATTTCACAGCCTTGCAGAACTGCAAGCAATCAATATGACTGAGCAGCGTATTTCTAACGAGGTTGCGCTAAGGATTGCCTTGGCTGCAAGAGCTTTACCCGAAGTTTCGATCGGCGATTTAATCGAGGCTTTGCAATCGAATCTAGGGGACGATTTAACCGAAGAATTCTTGAGCAAAATCACCGTCACTCAGCTTAAAACTGCCTTTGGTAATACCTACGATCTGGACGGAGAAGAAGACGGAGAAGATGCTCGCAGTCAGGATATTGCAGCATTCAAGGAAGCCGTGCGAATTCTCTGGGGCGGCGCATCCGAAGAAGATCGATTACCCGCGATCGAATCCCATGAAGAGGGGGAAATGCCCCATTCGCTGCGGATTGCAGTTGCCTCTAACAATGCCGAACAGCTCGACGGACATTTTGGCTCCTGTTTGCGCTATTTAATCTATCAGCTTTCCGCCGAAGAACTGCGATTAATTGATATTCGCTCGGCGTTAGAAGCTGATTTGTCCGACGATAAAAACGGATTTCGGGTGAATTTAATTCGCGACTGTCATGTGCTTTATATCGTGTCGATCGGGGGTCCAGCCGCTGCAAAAGTAATTAAAGCAGGGATCTATCCCATGAAGCTAGAACAGGGTGGATCGGCACGATCGATCCTAACTGATTTGCAGCAGGTGATTTTGACTTCTCCGCCACCGTGGTTGGCTAAGGTACTCGGCGTTGCGGCAGGCGATCGGGTGAAAAACTATCGGGCAGAGGAAGGGGCTGTGAAAGACAAGATTGCTGAAACAGTTTAGAAGATTAAACAATAGAAATTAAGCCGTGAAAATTAAGCCATCAATTAAGCAATGGGAATTAAGCAATGAAGATTTTAGGCGCGACTCGCTTCGATCAGTGTGTCATCACACAAGCCCTGATTCACCTCTGCAATCAGCAAAGCTACGTCGGTCAGGAACTCCGCAAGCTATATCAGACCTGGGCAGACTCGTCGGATACCACGGTCTACAACCCCTGGCGCGAACCCCATCAGTTCCGCATTTACGTACCCCATCCTGACCAGGAGTACGACGGACTCACTTTGGCGGAGGGATTGACCAAAGGCTACAACCTTGAAGTCCAGCGGATCGATCGCACCACTGCCGTTCCCTACAAAATTCCCTCTGGTGGGCATCTGGTGGTTGTCCTCAAGCAAAAAGGACTCCAGCAAAGCTTTCAGCTCGCCGCAACGGGGGTTTTTGTGCGTCCCCTGGCTGCCCTGATGCTAGATCTGATTGATCCGATCGACGGCACCTCCCAACCCATCGCCGTTCACCATCCGATCATTCGCAGCTATCCGTCCGACTGGCAGCAAAAACTCCGGCAGTTTCTCGATGGGGCGATCGAGGCTGAAGCATTGCCCCAGGTGGTGGGGTATGTGGATCAGGGAATGAATGGAGACTACCGCCCTCCGGCATGGCATGAGGTGTATCAGTCGAAGGGAAGTTTGTTTGGGTTTTAGTGGCAGATTTTATTGGCAGAACAGAATCGGCACCGTTTTTCCAGAAAGATAAAGCGGATGTTTCGGCTGCCCCGACCGATTAACGCCCAGACAATACACCCCATAATCCCGAATCAGATCCATGACCATTCGATCGCGGTTGGCTAACGTGCCCCAGTTTCCCCAGGCAATGACAATTCGATCGGATGACTGGACTGCGGTGAGTAAGTGGCGATCGTTTTCTGTGCCGATAGGGTCGGATGCCTGCTGCAAGATTTTGGGATGGGTGGCTTTGAAGCCAAAGAGATTCACAACCTTGAGAGAACCGTAGCCCCAGGTTTGAGCGAACTGGATACAGCGGCGAATGGTTGGGTCGTTGCAATCGGCGTCGGCGGTGCTGGGATTGAGCATGACAAAGGTGAGGCGAGGAGCATCTGCGTTCCAGGTGCGCCAGAGAAGATAGCGATAGTCACCTGTAACGTCAAATACTGCACCGCTGGGCAAAATCGTTTTTTCTAGAGCAGTACTTTCTAGAACAGCCTGGGAAGAACCACGAGAATTTTTCACAACCTACTTTTCTCTACTGAAAAACTTCCTGCCTCCATTTTCCCTGCGTACAATAGCAGGTAGAGCTTCTCTCTGCTGAACGTGACAATCGAGTTGCTTAGGGGCAAACTCAGGATCACCGTTAGGATAACCCGCAGGGGACGCTGATTGATTACCGAAACATCGTATCCGAAGAGGAAAGAGAGTCATGGGACTATTTGACCGTGTCAGCCGCGTGGTTCGGGCGAACCTGAACGCTGCCGTCAGTTCGGCTGAAGATCCAGAGAAGATTCTCGATCAGGCAATTATTGACATGCAGGAAGACCTGGTGCAGTTGCGTCAGGCAGTGGCAACGGCGATCGCCAGCCAGAAGCGGACTCAGCAGCAGGTGAACCAGGCAAACAGCGAGGCAGAGAACTGGCAGCGACGGGCAAAACTGGCGTTGGAGAAAGGCGATGAGACTCTGGCGCGGGAAGCACTCAGCCGCCGGAAAACCAACCTGGAAACCGCAGCGGCACTTCAGGGACAGCTCGATCAGCAGGCGGGCACGGTGGATACTCTGAAGCGCAACCTGATCGCTCTGGAAGGCAAGATCTCCGAGGCGAAAACCAAGAAAGATATGCTCAAAGCCAGAGCCAGCGCCGCAAAGGCAAACGAGCAGCTTCAGAAAACCGTGGGCAACCTGGGCACCAGCAGTGCGATGGGTGCCTTTGAGCGAATGGAAGACAAAGTGCTGCAAATGGAAGCCCGATCGCAGGCAGCAGCCGAACTGGCGGGAGCCGATCTGGAAAGTCAGTTTGCCCAGCTTGAAGCAGGCAACGATGTGGATGACGAACTAGCGGCACTGAAGGAACAGTTGCTCACAGGCTCTAGCCCCAGCCAGGCACAATTGCCCGGAACCCAAACGACTGCCCCTGCCTCCAGCCCATCTGCTCCGAAGGATGCCGCTGTAGATGCAGAACTGGAAGACCTGAAGCGACAGCTAGACCAGCTTTAGGTCAGGCGTTTAGAGCGTCATTCAGGCGTTTATAACCTCGAATAGAACCTCGAATCTAAGGTTCGGAACAGTAAAACCTGGGGGTAAGGCATCCTTGCCCCTATTTGTTTCCTATTTATTTCTTATTTCTTTCCGGTTTGATGAGTTCTGGATCGCCAGACTGCCGATTTCATTCCATCACTCCCCCTTCTAACTATGGCTCGATCGAAAAAGGCTGCATCCCGATTTCTATCCGTAACGTCCTCACCGCAGGATCAGATATCCGCTGGAATTCCGGTTTCTCAGGCAATGACACCCGGTACGCCCGGCGGAGGGGTAGAGATTGAACCGCAGCACTATTTCAGTCAGGAATTGAGCTGGCTGGAGTTCCATCATCGCGTGTTGCATGAGGCGATCGACCCCCGGACTCCGCTATTGGAACGAGTGAAATTCATGGCGATCTGCTGCTCAAACCTGGACGAATTCTTTATGGTGCGGGTGGCAGCCCTGAAGGAGCAGATTGAAGCCGGAGTGACGAGACGATCACCGGATGGCTATACGCCCCAGGAGCAGCTTCAGGTAATTGCCCAGCGGCTTCGTCCTTTGGTGGAAGAACAGCAGCAGCAGTTTGAGCAGGTCTTGCGTCCCCAGCTTGCCGCCCAGGGAATTTATCTGCTGGACTACACCGATCTGACCCTGACGCAGCAGAGCTATCTGGAGCAGTATTTTGACGATCGCATTTTCCCGGTGCTGACTCCGCTGGCGATCGATCCGGGACATCCCGTTCCCTATATCTCGAATCTCAGCCTCAATCTTGCCATCATCGTGCGGGATAACGAAACGAAGGAGGAGCAGTTTGCGCGGGTGCGCGTGCCGGAGGGTCTGCCGCGTTTTATTCTGTTGCCGCCTGAATTCTTGCCCTCTGAAGTCTTGTCCTCTGAAATCTTGCCCTCTGAATTTTCGCCCAGCCGACGGGAAGCCAATGCGCCAATCTGGACAGGGGTTCCGGTGGAGCAGGCGATCGCCCATAATCTGAGGGCACTGTTTCCGGGAATGGAAATTCTGGCGGCGCATCTGTTTTGCGTGACGCGCGATGCGGATCTGGAACTGGAAGAAGACGAGGCGGACGATCTGCTGGAGGCGATCGAGGAAGAGCTTCGCAAGCGGCGATTGGGCGGTCGGGTAGTGCGGCTGGAAATTGAAGCCAGTGCGCCCGATCGGTTAAAGCAGGCTTTGATGGAGGAACTGGAACTCACCGATCTGGACGTTTATCCGCTAGAGGGCGTGATGTGCCTGCGGGATGTGATGAGCCTGACGACGCTGCCCCTGCCGGAACTAAAGGTGTCTTCCTGGACTCCGGTGACTCCGCCCTCACTGCGCCAGGGATTGGAGCGATCGGATAGATTGAAGCGATCGGAGAAAGGGGAGGAGAGACAGGATATCTTTTCAATCCTGCGGCAGCGGGACATTTTGCTACACCATCCCTATCATTCATTCAGCGCATCCGTGCAGCAGTTTATCTGTCAAGCCGCGAACGACCCAGATGTGCTGGCGATCAAGACGACTCTGTACCGCACCACGGAAGATTCGCCGATCGTCAATGCCCTGATCACCGCCGCCGAGAAGGGCAAACAGGTCGCCGTACTGATTGAGCTAAAAGCTCGCTTTGACGAAGAGAACAACATTACCTGGGCAAGAAAGCTCGAAGAGGCAGGGGTTCACGTCGTCTATGGCTTGGTCGGCTTGAAGACCCACACAAAAATTATTCTGGTCGTGCGGCAGGAGGCAGAGGAGATTCGCCGCTATGTTCACATTGGCACAGGCGACTATAACCACCAGACCGCCCGTTTTTACACCGATCTGGGACTGCTGAGCAGTCGGGAAGACCTGGGCGCAGACATCACGGATTTGTTTAACTACCTGACGGGCTATTCGCGGCAGCAGCATTACCGCAGACTGCTGGTAGCTCCGGTGAACCTGCGCGATCGTTTCCTTGCCCTCATCCGGAGAGAAATACAGCACTGTCAGCAGGGCAGACCGGGACGAATTGTTGCCCAAATGAATGCCCTCACCGACCCGCCCATTATCAATGCCCTCTACGAAGCATCCCAGGCGGGAGTACAGATTGACCTGATTGTGCGGGGAATTTGCTGCCTCTGTCCCGGCTTGCGAGAGGTGAGCGATCGGATTCGCGTCATCAGCATTGTCGGACGCTATCTGGAACACTCGCGCATTTTCTATTTCCACAACGGCGGCAAAGAAGAGATCTACATCGGCAGTGCGGACTGGATGCCCCGCAACCTCGATCGCCGCATCGAAGCCGTGACCCCGATCGATGACCCCCTGCTCATGAAAGATCTTCAGGAAATCCTGGGCATCCTGCTCTCCGATAATCGCCATGCCTGGGATCTGTACCCAAACGGACAGTATGTGCAGCGTCAGCCGCGATCGAAACACGACGAGCGGGACGCGCAGACAATCTTTATGCAGATGGCAGCCTCGCCGCTAAAGTAAAGAGATGCTCTTCTGTTGCCCCCTGTCGATTTCATGTCCGATCAATCCGATACGCCCCTCCTCACTGCCCTCCACGAAGCTGCCCAACGCGACCGTGCCGTTTTCCACACACCCGGACACAAGCAGGGACAGGGTTCACCGTCCAGATTGGCTCAACGCGTAGGAGCCGCGACTCTCCAGGCAGACCTGCCCGAACTTCCCGAACTAGACAATCTATTTGCTCCAGAAGGCGCGATCGAAGCAGCACAAAATCTGGCAGCAGAGGCATTTGGCGCAGCCCAGACCTACTTTCTGGCAAACGGTTCCACCTGCGGCATTGAAGCGGCAATCCTGGCAGTCTGTCAGCCCGGAGACAAAATCATTCTGCCCCGCAACGCTCATCAATCCGCGATCGCCGCCCTGATTCTGTCGGGAGCTATTCCCATCTGGATCAAACCTGTCGCAGACCCCACCTGGGGCATTGCCCACAGCGTCACTCCCGCTGCCATCCAGGACGCGATCGACCGCCACCCGAATGCCAAAGCCGTCCTGATTGTCTCCCCCACCTACTACGGAGTCTGTGCCAACCTGGAAGCGATCGCCCAGATTACTCACACCCACAATCTGCCCCTAATCGTCGATGAGGCACACGGAGCGCATTTTGCCTTCCACCCCGACTTACCCCTTCCCGCCCTGCAAGCCGGAGCCGACATCGCGATTCAGTCCACCCACAAAACCCTTTCCGCCCTTACTCAGGCAGCCATGCTGCATATTCAGGAAAATCGAATTGAGCGCGATCGCCTCCAGCGTGCCCTTCAGCTCGTCCAATCCACCAGTCCAAACTATCTGCTGCTGGCTTCCCTGGATGCTGCCCGTCAGCAAATGGCAACCGCAGGAAAAGAGCTATGGAGCCAAACGATCGCCC from Leptolyngbya ohadii IS1 includes the following:
- the ppk1 gene encoding polyphosphate kinase 1 — protein: MARSKKAASRFLSVTSSPQDQISAGIPVSQAMTPGTPGGGVEIEPQHYFSQELSWLEFHHRVLHEAIDPRTPLLERVKFMAICCSNLDEFFMVRVAALKEQIEAGVTRRSPDGYTPQEQLQVIAQRLRPLVEEQQQQFEQVLRPQLAAQGIYLLDYTDLTLTQQSYLEQYFDDRIFPVLTPLAIDPGHPVPYISNLSLNLAIIVRDNETKEEQFARVRVPEGLPRFILLPPEFLPSEVLSSEILPSEFSPSRREANAPIWTGVPVEQAIAHNLRALFPGMEILAAHLFCVTRDADLELEEDEADDLLEAIEEELRKRRLGGRVVRLEIEASAPDRLKQALMEELELTDLDVYPLEGVMCLRDVMSLTTLPLPELKVSSWTPVTPPSLRQGLERSDRLKRSEKGEERQDIFSILRQRDILLHHPYHSFSASVQQFICQAANDPDVLAIKTTLYRTTEDSPIVNALITAAEKGKQVAVLIELKARFDEENNITWARKLEEAGVHVVYGLVGLKTHTKIILVVRQEAEEIRRYVHIGTGDYNHQTARFYTDLGLLSSREDLGADITDLFNYLTGYSRQQHYRRLLVAPVNLRDRFLALIRREIQHCQQGRPGRIVAQMNALTDPPIINALYEASQAGVQIDLIVRGICCLCPGLREVSDRIRVISIVGRYLEHSRIFYFHNGGKEEIYIGSADWMPRNLDRRIEAVTPIDDPLLMKDLQEILGILLSDNRHAWDLYPNGQYVQRQPRSKHDERDAQTIFMQMAASPLK
- a CDS encoding DUF1643 domain-containing protein gives rise to the protein MKNSRGSSQAVLESTALEKTILPSGAVFDVTGDYRYLLWRTWNADAPRLTFVMLNPSTADADCNDPTIRRCIQFAQTWGYGSLKVVNLFGFKATHPKILQQASDPIGTENDRHLLTAVQSSDRIVIAWGNWGTLANRDRMVMDLIRDYGVYCLGVNRSGQPKHPLYLSGKTVPILFCQ
- a CDS encoding PspA/IM30 family protein, with amino-acid sequence MGLFDRVSRVVRANLNAAVSSAEDPEKILDQAIIDMQEDLVQLRQAVATAIASQKRTQQQVNQANSEAENWQRRAKLALEKGDETLAREALSRRKTNLETAAALQGQLDQQAGTVDTLKRNLIALEGKISEAKTKKDMLKARASAAKANEQLQKTVGNLGTSSAMGAFERMEDKVLQMEARSQAAAELAGADLESQFAQLEAGNDVDDELAALKEQLLTGSSPSQAQLPGTQTTAPASSPSAPKDAAVDAELEDLKRQLDQL
- a CDS encoding aminotransferase class I/II-fold pyridoxal phosphate-dependent enzyme; protein product: MSDQSDTPLLTALHEAAQRDRAVFHTPGHKQGQGSPSRLAQRVGAATLQADLPELPELDNLFAPEGAIEAAQNLAAEAFGAAQTYFLANGSTCGIEAAILAVCQPGDKIILPRNAHQSAIAALILSGAIPIWIKPVADPTWGIAHSVTPAAIQDAIDRHPNAKAVLIVSPTYYGVCANLEAIAQITHTHNLPLIVDEAHGAHFAFHPDLPLPALQAGADIAIQSTHKTLSALTQAAMLHIQENRIERDRLQRALQLVQSTSPNYLLLASLDAARQQMATAGKELWSQTIALVEQVRHQIRQIPGIRLLEAEAVTELGFPALDPTRITIDLSNLGISGFEADEILHQQFGVTAELPGLTTLTFILTFGNTHSPAHFPQSPQHFPHQTDRSSAELRSVWCGKC
- a CDS encoding dinitrogenase iron-molybdenum cofactor biosynthesis protein; protein product: MTEQRISNEVALRIALAARALPEVSIGDLIEALQSNLGDDLTEEFLSKITVTQLKTAFGNTYDLDGEEDGEDARSQDIAAFKEAVRILWGGASEEDRLPAIESHEEGEMPHSLRIAVASNNAEQLDGHFGSCLRYLIYQLSAEELRLIDIRSALEADLSDDKNGFRVNLIRDCHVLYIVSIGGPAAAKVIKAGIYPMKLEQGGSARSILTDLQQVILTSPPPWLAKVLGVAAGDRVKNYRAEEGAVKDKIAETV